The window TTGTGCTGCGCTTGCGCGACCGCCATGCCGTAGCCGGGGATGATCACCACCAAGTTGGCCTGCTCGAGGATCTGCGCCGCCCCTTCGATGGTTTCGGTCTTGTAGGTTTTCTGCTCATTGCCGGCGACCGCCGCTTTGACTTGGCCGAAGGCGCCGAAGAGCACATTCGTGAACGACCGGTTCATCGCCTTGCACATGATGATGGAGAGAATGAGGCCGCTTGAGCCATCGAGTGCGCCGGCGGTGATCAGCAGTTTATTGTTGAGGACGAACCCCATGGCGACGGCCGAGAGCCCTGCATAGGCGTTGAGAATGGAAATCACCGTGGGCATGTCCGCCCCGCCGATCGGGATGATCAACAACACCCCGAACGCCAGGGCCAGACCGATGATCGCCAGAAACGCCGCCGGCGACCATGCAGCGGCTGGATGCCCCACCAGTGCTGCGCCCAAACTCAAGGCCAGCAGCAGCGCACCGATGTTGATGACGTTTTGCATCGGGAAAGTCACCGGCCGCGCAGGGATCCATGGGATGCCTTGGAGTTTCCCGGCCGCCATCAAGCTGCCGGTGAAGGTGAGGTAGCCGAGGATGATCTCGACGACGACGGCGGTCATGCGAAAGCCGGTCATCAGCTGTTGCGCCTCGCCCAACCACAGGAAGTACTCGGCCGTGCCGACCAATCCTGCCGCAAGACCGCCGAAGGCGTGGGAGAGCGCTGTCCGCTGCGGAACGGCGGTGAGCGGCACGCGCGAGAGCGGA of the Candidatus Omnitrophota bacterium genome contains:
- a CDS encoding NAD(P)(+) transhydrogenase (Re/Si-specific) subunit beta; amino-acid sequence: MTTDALTELAYLVATALFVFSLHWMNDPNTARRGVFSGVAGMLVVVLATWAQPSVIIHHGWIAAAIAAGFLVGVPLSRVPLTAVPQRTALSHAFGGLAAGLVGTAEYFLWLGEAQQLMTGFRMTAVVVEIILGYLTFTGSLMAAGKLQGIPWIPARPVTFPMQNVINIGALLLALSLGAALVGHPAAAWSPAAFLAIIGLALAFGVLLIIPIGGADMPTVISILNAYAGLSAVAMGFVLNNKLLITAGALDGSSGLILSIIMCKAMNRSFTNVLFGAFGQVKAAVAGNEQKTYKTETIEGAAQILEQANLVVIIPGYGMAVAQAQHKVRELYDQLRKRGITVKFAVHPVAGRMPGHMNVLLAEADIPYTDLAEMDDINPEMPQCDVALVLGANDVVNPAARTDNTSPIYGMPIIDADKAKTIFAVKRSKSPGFAGIENELYFLDKTWMLFGDAKAVVGELVKQLSGGMH